A part of Papilio machaon chromosome 11, ilPapMach1.1, whole genome shotgun sequence genomic DNA contains:
- the LOC123721380 gene encoding uncharacterized protein LOC123721380 isoform X2, protein MDNVEQLLTVLQDIRQHITRIYENFKKTSKSRLTEGYVETKMSILQEYWVAFTNNHNSLIRIVTKEQRKSLEYFKNEVFVDCEENYIQGKAAMKDFLQPAHPQSSSIPAIGSPLSMKQQVKLPNIEVPTFAGNYEDWPTFQDLFISLIHKNDGISKVQKLQYLKLSVSGEAENLLKHIQVTEDNYDQAWEVLRQRYNNKRLIVTSILRKLFNQKKLQSPSDILSNIVDHLALAGFVTNGITRFFIIHPQRVPKATYFKNTKHNIAIQRLAPHTRT, encoded by the exons ATGGATAACGTAGAACAATTATTAACAGTGCTCCAAGACATACGCCAACACATTACCCGAATTTATGAGAATTTCAAGAAGACTTCAAAAAGTCGTCTGACCGAAGGATATGTTGAAACCAAAATGTCGATCTTACAAGAATACTGGGTCGCCTTCACAAATAATCATAACAGCTTAATAAGGATAGTAACgaaagaacaaagaaaatcATTGGAGTATTTCAAGAACGAAGTATTCGTCGACTGCGAAGAGAACTACATTCAAGGTAAAGCAGCTATGAAAGATTTTCTTCAGCCAGCACATCCCCAAAGCAGCAGCATACCAGCTATCGGCAGCCCACTAAGTATGAAGCAGCAGGTAAAATTACCAAATATAGAAGTACCCACATTCGCCGGTAATTATGAAGATTGGCCAACATTCCAAGACCTTTTTATCTCCCTCATTCACAAGAACGATGGAATTAGTAAAGTACaaaaactacaatatttaaaattgagtgTCAGCGGGGAAGCAgaaaatttactaaaacatataCAAGTAACGGAGGACAACTATGATCAAGCCTGGGAAGTGTTGAGGCAgcgatataacaataaacgtCTCATTGTAACATctattttaaggaaattatttaaccAGAAAAAGTTGCAGAGTCCATCG GACATCCTGTCAAATATTGTCGATCATCTAGCACTTGCAGGATTTGTCACAAACGGCATCACACGCTTCTTCATCATTCACCCACAGCGAGTACCCAAG GCAACTTACTTCAAGAATACCAAACACAACATTGCAATACAGCGACTGGCCCCACATACAAGGACTTGA
- the LOC123721380 gene encoding uncharacterized protein LOC123721380 isoform X1, which yields MDNVEQLLTVLQDIRQHITRIYENFKKTSKSRLTEGYVETKMSILQEYWVAFTNNHNSLIRIVTKEQRKSLEYFKNEVFVDCEENYIQGKAAMKDFLQPAHPQSSSIPAIGSPLSMKQQVKLPNIEVPTFAGNYEDWPTFQDLFISLIHKNDGISKVQKLQYLKLSVSGEAENLLKHIQVTEDNYDQAWEVLRQRYNNKRLIVTSILRKLFNQKKLQSPSVSHIKALLDTTNQCLHSLNNLNINTDQWDPLIVYIITNKLDLESQKGWEEYVSKEVSGDLPTFSILKKFLEIKFRTLELLQSSTKEKNTVHTFHTTTNFKACVLCKEHHALCHCKSFGKMNLQKRREYINQNNICYNCLIPGHPVKYCRSSSTCRICHKRHHTLLHHSPTASTQGNLLQEYQTQHCNTATGPTYKDLS from the exons ATGGATAACGTAGAACAATTATTAACAGTGCTCCAAGACATACGCCAACACATTACCCGAATTTATGAGAATTTCAAGAAGACTTCAAAAAGTCGTCTGACCGAAGGATATGTTGAAACCAAAATGTCGATCTTACAAGAATACTGGGTCGCCTTCACAAATAATCATAACAGCTTAATAAGGATAGTAACgaaagaacaaagaaaatcATTGGAGTATTTCAAGAACGAAGTATTCGTCGACTGCGAAGAGAACTACATTCAAGGTAAAGCAGCTATGAAAGATTTTCTTCAGCCAGCACATCCCCAAAGCAGCAGCATACCAGCTATCGGCAGCCCACTAAGTATGAAGCAGCAGGTAAAATTACCAAATATAGAAGTACCCACATTCGCCGGTAATTATGAAGATTGGCCAACATTCCAAGACCTTTTTATCTCCCTCATTCACAAGAACGATGGAATTAGTAAAGTACaaaaactacaatatttaaaattgagtgTCAGCGGGGAAGCAgaaaatttactaaaacatataCAAGTAACGGAGGACAACTATGATCAAGCCTGGGAAGTGTTGAGGCAgcgatataacaataaacgtCTCATTGTAACATctattttaaggaaattatttaaccAGAAAAAGTTGCAGAGTCCATCGGTGAGTCATATAAAAGCTTTACTTGATACCACTAACCAATGCCTCCATAgccttaataatttaaacattaatacagACCAATGGGACCCTctaattgtttatataattaccaATAAATTAGATCTAGAGTCACAAAAGGGATGGGAAGAATATGTAAGCAAGGAAGTTTCCGGAGATCTAcctacattttcaattttaaaaaagtttctagaaattaaatttagaacgcTCGAATTATTACAATCATCTACAAAGGAGAAAAATACAGTCCACACATTTCATACTACAACAAATTTCAAAGCATGTGTCTTATGTAAAGAACACCATGCACTTTGTCACTGCAAAAGTTTTGGAAAAATGAATCTACAAAAGAGAAGAGAATATATCAATCAGAATAACATCTGTTACAACTGTTTAATTCCAGGACATCCTGTCAAATATTGTCGATCATCTAGCACTTGCAGGATTTGTCACAAACGGCATCACACGCTTCTTCATCATTCACCCACAGCGAGTACCCAAG GCAACTTACTTCAAGAATACCAAACACAACATTGCAATACAGCGACTGGCCCCACATACAAGGACTTGAGTTAG